One Campylobacter sputorum subsp. sputorum DNA segment encodes these proteins:
- a CDS encoding LutC/YkgG family protein, with the protein MSSREEILEKLKNSCGIKDFVPEITKDPVSFIKDDVDMFSEFKNRIVENKSILHENTSDIASEINTIIENEGVKNLIYPSNLPIDINSLNIENKFEFNKNIEEFKEKIFEYDVSIIQARFGVSSHGVLCISASKEQPRTLSLTPRVCIALLKKENIVKSLSEALNKIKEQDGRLPTNTIFISGPSRTSDIELQLVIGVHGSQIMHVILY; encoded by the coding sequence ATGAGTAGTAGAGAAGAGATTCTAGAAAAATTAAAAAATAGTTGTGGTATAAAAGATTTTGTTCCAGAGATTACAAAAGATCCAGTAAGCTTTATAAAAGATGATGTTGATATGTTTAGTGAATTTAAAAATAGAATTGTAGAAAATAAATCTATTTTGCACGAGAATACTTCTGATATAGCTTCTGAGATAAACACGATTATAGAAAATGAAGGTGTTAAAAATCTAATTTATCCATCAAATTTGCCTATTGATATAAATAGTTTAAATATAGAGAATAAATTTGAATTTAACAAAAATATAGAAGAATTTAAAGAGAAAATTTTTGAATACGATGTTTCTATAATACAAGCTAGATTTGGCGTTAGTTCGCATGGAGTACTTTGTATAAGTGCGTCTAAAGAGCAGCCAAGAACTCTAAGTTTAACTCCAAGAGTATGCATAGCTTTACTAAAAAAAGAAAATATTGTAAAAAGTCTAAGTGAAGCATTAAATAAAATCAAAGAGCAAGATGGAAGACTTCCAACAAATACTATTTTCATTTCAGGTCCATCAAGAACTAGTGATATAGAATTACAACTTGTAATAGGTGTCCATGGTTCACAAATAATGCATGTAATTTTGTATTGA
- a CDS encoding lactate permease LctP family transporter: MEWKQVYDPIGNIWISAGVASLPIILFFVSLVVLKLKGWKAALFTVLLSSFIAVFVYKMPVVMVFLSFSQGFMNGLWPIAWIILAAIFLYKLSVKSGYFEYLKSSVIAITPDHRIQVILIAYCFGAFLEGAIGFGGPVAITAALLMGLGLRPLYAAGLCMIANTAPVAFGAVGIPIIAMSHAVGVDPVSVGAMVGRILPPVTLFVPFFIVFLMDGMKGVKETFPAIAVASVSFAITQYITSNSVGPELPDITSAIVSLVCTTLFLRVWHVKNVFRVKGADEYTETNLSTKQILLAWIPFIFLIITVVLWTLPIVKNSLAFSTFNISMPYINGTMIQTAPIVLEDTSIKSVFKFDLLGSVGTAIFFAAILTIFALKIKPKMAVKAASETVREMFVPVINIGLVVAYAYIAKNSAQAATMGLALSHTGDAFAFFSPIIGWLGVFLTGSDTSSNLLFGPLQQVTANQLNVPDIMFLAANSVGGVVGKMISPQSIAVACAAVGLVGRESELFRFTVKYSIFFIIAIGVICYIITHFLPFIIPA; encoded by the coding sequence ATGGAATGGAAACAAGTATATGACCCCATTGGGAATATTTGGATCAGTGCCGGTGTAGCATCGCTACCTATCATTTTGTTTTTTGTATCACTTGTGGTACTAAAATTAAAAGGCTGGAAAGCAGCTTTATTTACAGTGCTTTTAAGTTCTTTTATCGCGGTGTTTGTTTATAAAATGCCAGTAGTTATGGTATTTTTAAGCTTCTCTCAAGGCTTTATGAATGGTCTTTGGCCAATAGCTTGGATTATTCTAGCGGCTATATTCTTATATAAGCTATCCGTAAAATCAGGATACTTTGAATATCTTAAATCAAGTGTTATAGCTATAACTCCCGATCACAGAATACAAGTTATCCTTATTGCTTACTGTTTTGGTGCATTTTTAGAAGGTGCTATAGGTTTTGGCGGTCCTGTTGCTATAACAGCTGCACTGCTTATGGGTCTTGGTCTTAGACCTCTTTATGCTGCTGGACTTTGTATGATAGCAAATACCGCTCCTGTTGCTTTTGGTGCTGTTGGAATTCCAATTATCGCAATGTCTCACGCAGTTGGAGTTGATCCGGTGTCAGTTGGAGCTATGGTTGGTAGAATTTTGCCTCCTGTAACACTATTTGTTCCATTTTTTATAGTATTTTTAATGGATGGCATGAAAGGCGTAAAGGAAACTTTTCCGGCTATAGCAGTTGCATCAGTATCATTTGCCATAACTCAATACATAACATCAAATAGCGTAGGACCAGAGCTTCCAGATATAACATCTGCGATTGTATCTCTTGTTTGTACAACACTATTTTTAAGAGTATGGCATGTAAAAAATGTATTTAGAGTTAAAGGTGCTGATGAATATACTGAAACAAACCTATCAACAAAACAGATACTTCTTGCTTGGATACCATTTATTTTCTTAATCATAACTGTTGTACTATGGACACTACCTATTGTAAAAAATTCATTAGCATTTTCTACATTTAACATAAGTATGCCTTATATAAATGGAACTATGATTCAAACAGCTCCTATCGTTTTAGAAGATACATCTATAAAATCTGTATTTAAATTTGACTTACTAGGCTCAGTTGGAACGGCTATATTTTTTGCTGCGATTTTAACTATTTTTGCGCTGAAAATTAAACCAAAAATGGCAGTAAAAGCAGCTAGCGAAACAGTAAGAGAGATGTTTGTTCCTGTTATAAATATAGGTCTAGTTGTTGCTTATGCATATATTGCAAAAAATAGCGCTCAAGCTGCTACTATGGGACTTGCTTTATCACATACAGGAGACGCTTTTGCATTCTTTTCCCCAATCATAGGTTGGCTTGGCGTATTCTTAACAGGCTCTGATACAAGTTCAAATTTACTATTTGGGCCATTACAACAAGTTACAGCTAATCAACTTAACGTACCTGATATAATGTTTTTGGCAGCAAACTCAGTTGGTGGAGTTGTTGGTAAAATGATAAGTCCTCAAAGTATAGCAGTTGCTTGTGCGGCTGTTGGATTAGTTGGAAGAGAAAGTGAGTTGTTTAGATTTACTGTTAAATACTCAATATTCTTTATAATAGCAATAGGCGTGATTTGTTATATAATAACACACTTCTTGCCTTTTATTATACCTGCTTAA
- a CDS encoding ABC-F family ATP-binding cassette domain-containing protein: MLEVNSLSMKFGTQILFEDVNLKLNRGNRYGLIGANGAGKSTFLKILSGDVDYSSGDIIIENGLKTGTLGQDQFAFENFTIKDAVLYGNKRLYNAMKEKERLYMSEEFTDEINEKLSKLEIITAEEDPTYECETRIEKILSSLGLNNYDKLMSELENSDKFKVLLAQVLFPKPDILFLDEPTNNLDLSAISWLENELNRHEGTMVVISHDRHFLNRVCTHILDVDFKKIREFSGNYDDWYIAANLIKKQAQMQREKKLKEKEDLDKFIARFSANASKAKQATSRQKQLEKLNIEDIAVSSRREPSILFKLNREIGNEILELTNINKKFGDKVIFNNFNLKLKKGDKIAVIGHNGVGKTTLCKIIMKEILPDSGNVHIGATIETGYFAQDTNNKIKGELKLYEYLQDSKNKDLDEIRKCLGRMLFSGDEQEKSVGDLSGGEKHRVMLSKLMLIKPNLLILDEPNNHLDLEAIIALGEALYNYTGNVICVSHDRELIDAFANRIIEIKDNGEITDFKGTYEEYMESQIL, from the coding sequence ATGTTAGAAGTTAATTCTCTTAGTATGAAATTTGGAACTCAAATTTTGTTTGAAGATGTAAATTTAAAACTAAATAGAGGCAACAGATATGGTCTTATTGGTGCAAATGGAGCCGGAAAATCAACATTTTTAAAAATTCTCTCTGGTGATGTTGATTATAGTAGCGGCGATATCATCATAGAAAATGGTCTTAAAACCGGTACCTTGGGGCAAGATCAATTTGCTTTTGAAAATTTCACTATAAAAGATGCGGTTTTGTATGGAAACAAAAGGCTTTATAATGCTATGAAAGAAAAAGAAAGGCTTTATATGAGTGAAGAATTTACCGATGAGATAAATGAAAAACTAAGCAAACTTGAAATAATTACAGCAGAAGAAGACCCTACATATGAATGTGAAACAAGAATAGAGAAAATTTTAAGCTCTCTTGGATTAAATAACTATGATAAACTTATGAGTGAGCTTGAAAACTCTGATAAATTTAAGGTTTTATTAGCTCAAGTGCTTTTTCCAAAACCAGATATTTTGTTTTTAGATGAGCCTACAAATAATCTTGATTTAAGTGCGATTTCATGGCTAGAAAATGAACTAAATAGACACGAGGGAACTATGGTGGTTATAAGCCACGATAGGCACTTTTTAAATAGAGTTTGCACACATATACTTGATGTTGATTTCAAAAAAATTCGTGAATTTAGTGGAAACTATGATGATTGGTATATAGCAGCAAATCTTATCAAAAAACAAGCTCAAATGCAAAGAGAGAAAAAGCTTAAAGAAAAAGAAGATTTGGATAAATTTATAGCAAGATTTAGTGCAAATGCAAGTAAAGCAAAACAAGCTACAAGTCGCCAAAAACAGCTTGAAAAGCTAAATATCGAAGATATTGCAGTTTCAAGCAGAAGAGAGCCTAGCATTTTGTTTAAATTAAACAGAGAAATAGGTAATGAAATCTTGGAATTAACAAATATAAATAAAAAATTTGGCGATAAAGTAATTTTTAATAATTTTAACTTAAAGCTAAAAAAGGGGGATAAAATAGCAGTTATCGGGCACAATGGTGTTGGAAAAACTACACTTTGTAAAATCATTATGAAAGAAATACTCCCAGATAGCGGAAATGTCCATATAGGTGCAACCATAGAGACAGGATATTTTGCACAAGATACAAATAATAAAATTAAAGGAGAATTAAAACTTTATGAGTATTTGCAAGACTCTAAAAACAAGGATTTAGATGAGATTAGAAAATGTCTTGGAAGAATGCTTTTTAGTGGTGATGAGCAAGAAAAAAGTGTTGGGGATTTAAGCGGTGGCGAAAAACATAGAGTAATGCTAAGCAAACTTATGCTGATAAAACCAAATTTACTCATACTCGATGAGCCAAATAATCACCTTGATTTAGAAGCCATTATTGCTCTTGGAGAAGCACTTTATAACTACACCGGAAATGTGATTTGTGTTAGCCATGATAGAGAGTTAATAGACGCATTTGCAAATAGGATAATAGAGATAAAAGATAATGGCGAGATAACTGACTTTAAAGGAACTTATGAAGAGTATATGGAATCCCAAATACTCTAA
- a CDS encoding bifunctional C40 family peptidase/M15 family metallopeptidase yields MKKFKNILISISCAFFLVSCAKNQEVKNTQPLSQICETCNIDELSLLKLNINQNVNSLNSYDFSSYFINHNFIQKRDNVLDKTFINLPVDEALWGLSYKNSINKKYYSPNRHKISDKWFEKIHDNANKEAYKSVSRLAITTKNTLVRNLPTSEPIFLSFNKAGEGYPFDYLQSSVLHIDSPVFVSHYSKDRAWVLVESDALWGWIDARDIRYINESEKNEIKNSNFISVLVDDTPVYDKFGNFLFEARMGAVLRANDENATHYMGKVFTQNRQNEFYISKDKVVKFPAKFNSKNLKYAISSVLGEPYGWGGFGYYRDCSLFIKDLFATFGLWLPRNSKQQGKIGYVINLKNMSNEEKLNVIKKYAVPFLTIFYMPGHVMLYAGNVDDKPVAIHDAWGIKTKDNSRALISQIAITELDIGKDRDDIDEKSLLLSKITSMNVVAKSKNDIISQNYGVTIKGNEIMFKDGSKMSFKDDKTNKNFDELLDNPSVFDMLALPYFGFSAVGKNLNDAGRFRNEEFFGKIYGKNKQEVEKNLVDIIWLKNSVNKKFKFNKQNGAAKAIQNVSDDLDLLVKNRPELLKYLNNPSGTYNYRKILNSNNLSSHSWGIAIDINTNYSHYWQWSKTGLYENSIPKEIVDIFEKYGFIWGGRWEHFDTMHFEYRPEFFQ; encoded by the coding sequence ATGAAAAAATTTAAAAATATATTAATATCCATATCTTGTGCATTTTTTTTAGTATCTTGTGCTAAAAATCAAGAAGTTAAAAACACTCAGCCATTGTCTCAAATTTGCGAAACTTGCAACATAGATGAGCTTAGTTTGCTAAAATTAAATATAAATCAGAATGTAAATTCTTTAAATTCATATGATTTTAGCAGTTATTTTATAAACCATAATTTTATACAAAAAAGAGATAATGTTTTAGATAAAACTTTTATAAATTTACCGGTAGATGAAGCTCTTTGGGGATTATCTTATAAAAATAGTATAAATAAAAAATACTATTCTCCAAATAGACATAAAATTTCCGATAAGTGGTTTGAGAAAATTCACGATAACGCAAACAAAGAGGCTTATAAAAGCGTATCAAGGTTAGCAATTACTACAAAAAATACTCTTGTTAGAAATTTACCTACAAGTGAGCCGATATTTCTTAGCTTTAATAAAGCAGGGGAGGGTTATCCGTTTGATTATCTTCAATCATCAGTTCTACACATAGATTCGCCTGTTTTTGTTTCTCATTATTCAAAAGATAGAGCGTGGGTTTTGGTAGAAAGTGACGCTTTATGGGGCTGGATAGATGCAAGAGATATTAGGTATATAAATGAGAGTGAAAAAAATGAGATAAAAAACTCAAATTTTATATCTGTTTTGGTAGATGATACTCCTGTTTATGATAAATTTGGCAATTTTTTGTTTGAAGCTAGAATGGGTGCGGTTTTAAGAGCTAATGATGAAAATGCAACGCATTATATGGGTAAAGTTTTTACGCAAAATAGACAAAATGAGTTTTACATTTCAAAAGATAAAGTTGTTAAATTTCCTGCTAAATTTAATAGTAAAAATTTAAAATATGCTATAAGCAGTGTTTTGGGAGAGCCTTATGGATGGGGCGGTTTTGGGTATTATAGAGATTGTTCTTTGTTTATAAAAGATCTTTTTGCTACTTTTGGGCTTTGGCTTCCAAGAAATTCGAAGCAACAAGGCAAAATAGGGTATGTTATAAATTTAAAAAATATGAGTAATGAAGAAAAACTTAATGTTATAAAAAAATACGCCGTTCCATTTTTAACTATATTTTATATGCCAGGGCATGTTATGCTTTATGCCGGAAATGTAGATGATAAGCCCGTTGCCATTCATGACGCTTGGGGCATAAAAACAAAAGATAACTCAAGAGCGTTAATATCTCAGATTGCCATAACAGAGCTTGATATAGGAAAAGATAGAGATGATATAGATGAAAAAAGTCTTCTTCTTTCAAAAATCACTTCTATGAATGTAGTAGCCAAGTCAAAAAACGATATTATCTCGCAAAATTATGGTGTAACTATAAAAGGAAACGAGATTATGTTTAAAGATGGTTCTAAAATGTCTTTTAAAGATGATAAAACAAATAAAAACTTTGATGAGCTTTTAGATAATCCTAGTGTTTTTGATATGTTAGCTTTGCCTTATTTTGGTTTTTCTGCTGTAGGTAAAAATTTAAACGATGCTGGAAGATTTAGAAATGAAGAATTTTTTGGAAAAATTTATGGTAAAAATAAACAAGAAGTAGAAAAAAATTTAGTAGATATAATCTGGCTTAAAAATAGTGTAAATAAAAAATTCAAATTTAATAAGCAAAATGGTGCAGCAAAGGCTATTCAAAATGTTTCAGATGATTTGGATTTGCTTGTAAAAAATAGACCAGAGCTATTAAAATATCTAAACAATCCATCAGGAACTTATAATTATAGAAAAATATTAAACTCAAATAATCTAAGTTCTCATAGTTGGGGCATAGCAATAGATATAAACACAAATTATTCGCATTATTGGCAGTGGAGTAAAACTGGCTTATATGAAAATTCTATACCAAAAGAGATAGTTGATATTTTTGAAAAATATGGATTTATTTGGGGTGGCAGATGGGAGCATTTTGATACAATGCATTTTGAATACAGACCAGAATTCTTTCAATAA
- a CDS encoding TonB-dependent receptor domain-containing protein: MHKQVNTLYKVALLTIFGCAYGEEIVFDTLDVSANQMPYHGKSNLKSYLKTGSFSYLDNQDITRFRGSSVGDFLSGIPGVMVTNKRNSGAITVNIRGIQNENRVPIYIDGALQSIPSWQGYAGSSTRTYLDPDLISQVEIEKGVSFAGDGVGATGGVVRLSTINYKDVIKDDKDWGLRIRGGTMSNTRKKPPLYQRGGYRTKWVDKCLTNDSGKCKEQTYDTPANYQNGNLFQNLGDSWNGSVAFAKKWENADIVLAYARKYQGNYFAGKHGNNTKISGIEKHKEEDFTVGINKDEVYHYGPYIRYGTYDEDVILGKLKFHENPGYTYFRSGEEVLNTFQENKSYLAKLNLYNDYHAFNISYLGYRSKFGELMPSQTSIRSDGALQGEGNEVEVDTFSSAYKYNPNEYINLKLNTYYTKNDTSFFMPFVEDQIELNESSFHTSHDSRYAYFIISHQKGIGLENTTNLILFDRPLSLNYGVSYSYEKFTQPKDKDDRIKAKNYPANSSGPLFERHAKRDEKSVFLWANYEITDKLIADAGLRYINTTIKDYMPLVKQEQKLVIHPTPHIETRYINIYTPELKNNAISPAFMLTYKPIDEISFYIKYAQAVRNPSLFQASKGWSQQNYSDGGFVKLKPERQHNFEIGTNLLFENLYGFNNVFGVKFAFFNNYTKDYLTRTNILKSDFQQTTNIKSALFRGLESSLYFDTGGFYTNLGLTRYLDTKFCKSGTSLKDGDKECFRGGISGSNLANAVPPKTTLFTTIGTRLFNNALDMGARLSYYSKRFVSIFDSSSEVSETYSAQWDSHSIVDLYASYKPNDSLTISAAIDNLTNRYYIDANNMSLSPAPGRTFRLDFEYKF, encoded by the coding sequence ATGCACAAACAGGTAAATACTTTATATAAAGTAGCACTACTAACTATTTTTGGATGTGCTTATGGCGAAGAGATTGTATTTGATACACTTGATGTATCGGCAAATCAAATGCCATATCATGGTAAATCAAATTTAAAATCCTACTTAAAAACTGGCTCATTTTCATATCTAGATAATCAAGATATAACTAGATTTAGAGGTAGTTCGGTTGGAGATTTTTTAAGTGGAATTCCTGGAGTCATGGTTACAAATAAACGAAATAGTGGTGCAATAACAGTAAATATTAGAGGAATTCAAAATGAAAATAGAGTTCCTATTTACATCGATGGAGCACTTCAGTCAATTCCATCTTGGCAAGGATACGCAGGATCTAGCACTAGAACTTACCTTGATCCTGACTTGATAAGCCAAGTAGAGATAGAAAAAGGGGTTTCATTTGCAGGAGATGGAGTTGGTGCAACAGGAGGAGTGGTAAGACTATCAACAATTAACTATAAAGACGTAATTAAAGATGATAAAGACTGGGGTTTAAGAATAAGAGGCGGAACTATGTCAAACACTAGAAAAAAGCCTCCTTTATATCAAAGAGGTGGATATAGAACAAAATGGGTGGATAAGTGTTTAACAAATGATAGTGGTAAATGTAAAGAACAGACATATGATACCCCTGCAAACTATCAAAATGGAAATTTATTTCAAAATTTAGGAGATAGCTGGAATGGAAGTGTGGCTTTTGCCAAAAAATGGGAAAATGCTGATATTGTCTTAGCTTATGCTAGAAAATATCAAGGCAACTATTTTGCTGGCAAGCATGGAAATAATACTAAAATTTCAGGTATTGAAAAACATAAAGAAGAGGACTTTACAGTCGGCATAAACAAAGATGAAGTATATCACTATGGACCTTATATAAGATATGGCACTTATGATGAAGATGTGATTTTAGGAAAACTTAAATTTCATGAAAATCCCGGATATACATATTTTAGAAGCGGCGAAGAGGTTTTAAATACATTTCAGGAAAATAAATCATATTTAGCTAAATTAAATCTCTATAACGACTATCACGCATTTAATATATCTTATTTAGGATATAGAAGTAAATTTGGCGAACTTATGCCAAGTCAAACAAGTATAAGAAGTGATGGGGCTTTGCAAGGAGAGGGAAATGAAGTTGAAGTTGATACTTTTAGTTCGGCATATAAATATAACCCAAATGAATATATAAATTTAAAATTAAATACTTACTATACTAAAAATGATACTTCATTTTTTATGCCCTTTGTAGAAGATCAAATAGAGCTAAATGAGAGTAGTTTTCATACATCGCATGATAGTAGATATGCCTATTTTATCATCTCGCACCAAAAAGGAATTGGTTTAGAAAACACAACAAATTTAATACTTTTTGATAGACCGCTTAGCTTAAACTATGGAGTATCTTATAGTTATGAAAAATTTACTCAGCCAAAAGATAAAGATGATAGAATAAAAGCAAAAAACTACCCAGCAAATTCAAGCGGACCACTTTTTGAAAGACATGCAAAAAGAGATGAAAAAAGTGTATTTTTATGGGCAAATTATGAGATTACAGATAAACTTATAGCTGATGCCGGACTTAGGTATATAAATACTACAATTAAGGATTATATGCCATTAGTAAAACAAGAACAAAAATTAGTCATTCATCCAACTCCTCATATAGAAACAAGATATATCAATATCTACACCCCTGAGTTAAAAAATAATGCTATAAGCCCCGCTTTTATGCTTACATATAAGCCAATAGATGAAATTTCATTTTATATAAAATACGCTCAAGCTGTGAGAAATCCTAGTCTTTTTCAAGCTTCAAAAGGTTGGAGCCAGCAAAACTACTCAGATGGTGGCTTTGTAAAATTAAAACCAGAAAGGCAGCATAATTTTGAGATTGGAACGAATTTATTGTTTGAAAATTTATATGGATTTAATAATGTTTTTGGGGTTAAATTTGCGTTTTTTAACAATTACACAAAAGATTATTTAACAAGGACTAATATTTTAAAAAGCGATTTTCAACAAACTACAAATATCAAAAGTGCTCTGTTTAGAGGATTGGAAAGTTCTTTATACTTCGATACTGGTGGATTTTATACAAATTTAGGCTTAACTAGATACTTAGATACTAAATTTTGCAAAAGTGGCACAAGCTTAAAAGATGGTGATAAAGAGTGCTTTAGGGGTGGAATAAGCGGTAGTAATTTAGCAAATGCAGTTCCGCCAAAAACAACGCTTTTTACAACCATTGGAACAAGACTTTTTAATAATGCCCTTGATATGGGTGCTAGACTTAGCTACTACTCAAAAAGGTTTGTATCTATTTTTGATTCGTCTTCAGAAGTAAGCGAAACTTATAGTGCCCAGTGGGATAGTCATAGTATAGTTGATTTATATGCAAGTTATAAGCCAAATGATAGCTTAACTATATCAGCTGCTATTGATAATTTAACAAATAGATACTACATAGATGCAAATAATATGAGTCTATCTCCTGCACCTGGTAGGACTTTTCGCTTAGATTTTGAGTATAAATTCTAG
- the nrfD gene encoding NrfD/PsrC family molybdoenzyme membrane anchor subunit — MEQTTWGWLIVIYLFLGGLGSGAFLCSVLAYKGYLGSLDEKFYKFGFFLAPVAVIAGTILLLLDLAPSAAINPLAIIKLYSHPTSMMSLGTYLLTFFIIVSALVLFWLKNKKALNDRVLFLGSLLALGVMGYTGLLLYAVKAIPLWASVWVPIIFTISAISTGLSANSAYSLNKDSELTHEVHTLHNVLIILEIVAIIFLFASVSSELSGLKSITKIMSGSLAFVFWIGFILVGLLLPLIGGSKYIMKAKNSQAVVEVKSCVYSEYAILIGGFCLRVFVIFGAFYIF, encoded by the coding sequence ATGGAGCAAACAACTTGGGGATGGCTGATAGTCATATATCTATTTTTAGGAGGTCTTGGAAGTGGTGCTTTTTTATGCTCAGTTTTAGCATATAAAGGCTATTTGGGTAGTTTAGATGAGAAATTTTATAAATTTGGGTTTTTCTTAGCTCCTGTTGCTGTGATTGCAGGAACGATTTTACTTTTGCTTGATTTAGCACCAAGTGCGGCTATAAATCCACTTGCTATCATCAAGCTTTATTCTCATCCTACATCTATGATGAGTTTGGGAACATATTTGCTGACATTTTTTATAATTGTCAGTGCGTTGGTGCTATTTTGGCTTAAAAATAAAAAAGCTTTAAATGATAGAGTTTTGTTTTTAGGTTCATTGTTGGCATTAGGAGTTATGGGCTATACTGGACTTTTACTATACGCTGTAAAAGCAATTCCACTTTGGGCTAGCGTTTGGGTTCCGATAATTTTTACTATCTCAGCCATATCAACAGGACTTAGTGCAAATTCGGCATATAGTCTAAACAAAGATAGTGAATTAACTCACGAAGTGCATACTTTGCATAATGTTTTAATTATTTTAGAAATTGTTGCTATTATATTTTTATTTGCATCTGTTTCTAGCGAGTTATCAGGTTTGAAAAGTATAACTAAAATTATGTCAGGTTCGTTGGCATTTGTGTTTTGGATAGGATTTATCCTAGTTGGTTTGTTGCTTCCACTTATTGGTGGAAGTAAATATATAATGAAAGCTAAAAATTCACAAGCGGTTGTTGAAGTAAAAAGCTGTGTTTATAGTGAATATGCTATTTTAATCGGCGGTTTTTGTCTTAGAGTGTTTGTTATTTTTGGAGCATTTTATATATTTTAG
- a CDS encoding TorD/DmsD family molecular chaperone, which produces MNEFLAKNLSNSLIMEDMCRRLFLFEFNQENLEEILDISTNLSEPQINHPFISELKKAKKDSKYLNEARWEFNRLFVGPTRPKAVPYESVYFDYHTMFGEKTMQVREFYTKAGIKIKDDKFPDDFIGFEFEYLYFMSYKAINSSNDEIIKEKSDFLHSHPLNWFDQFTKLCIDESRLEIWREFAKFVRLYLENEIKILNKILKRS; this is translated from the coding sequence ATGAACGAATTTTTAGCCAAAAATTTATCCAATAGTTTGATTATGGAAGATATGTGTAGAAGGCTATTTTTGTTTGAATTTAATCAAGAAAATTTAGAAGAAATTTTAGATATTTCTACAAATTTAAGCGAACCTCAAATAAATCATCCATTTATTAGCGAACTAAAAAAGGCTAAAAAAGATAGCAAGTATTTAAACGAAGCAAGGTGGGAATTTAATAGACTTTTTGTAGGTCCTACGCGTCCAAAAGCTGTGCCGTATGAATCAGTTTATTTTGATTATCACACAATGTTTGGCGAAAAAACTATGCAGGTTAGAGAATTTTACACAAAGGCTGGAATAAAAATCAAAGATGATAAATTTCCTGATGATTTTATAGGATTTGAGTTTGAATATCTCTATTTTATGAGTTATAAAGCGATTAATTCTAGCAATGATGAAATTATCAAGGAAAAAAGCGATTTTTTACACTCTCACCCTTTAAATTGGTTTGATCAATTCACAAAACTTTGCATTGATGAATCAAGGCTGGAAATTTGGCGAGAATTTGCAAAATTTGTGAGATTGTATCTAGAAAATGAAATTAAAATTTTAAACAAAATTTTAAAACGAAGTTAA
- a CDS encoding 4Fe-4S dicluster domain-containing protein encodes MKKLGFLFDQNFCIGCKACEVSCQVYHNQDPDINWRKVDRISIHEHGISKDVYFSHSCHHCDNPACLHVCPVRAYKKLDNGVVEPLHDRCIGCGYCILACPYSAITKGKDKKAQKCNLCSEKLERGEEPACVEGCPVGVLRLVPSDVCDSAGMQKEMVGFVHSFTKPNIRFYPRIKSANFTK; translated from the coding sequence ATGAAAAAATTAGGATTTTTATTTGATCAAAATTTTTGTATAGGTTGTAAAGCTTGTGAAGTATCTTGTCAAGTCTATCACAATCAAGATCCAGACATAAATTGGCGTAAAGTTGATAGAATAAGCATTCATGAGCATGGAATTAGTAAGGATGTATATTTTTCTCATTCTTGTCATCACTGCGACAATCCTGCTTGTTTGCATGTTTGTCCTGTTAGAGCTTATAAAAAGCTTGATAATGGCGTTGTTGAGCCACTACACGATAGATGCATAGGGTGTGGATATTGTATCTTGGCATGTCCATATAGTGCTATAACAAAAGGCAAAGATAAAAAAGCACAAAAATGCAATCTTTGCTCTGAAAAACTAGAAAGAGGCGAAGAACCAGCTTGCGTTGAGGGCTGTCCTGTTGGGGTTTTAAGATTAGTCCCAAGTGATGTTTGTGATAGTGCCGGTATGCAAAAAGAGATGGTAGGGTTTGTGCATAGTTTTACTAAGCCAAATATTAGATTTTATCCAAGAATCAAAAGTGCAAATTTCACAAAATAA